The Desulfobacterales bacterium DNA window GTTTCCGAATCCCGGAATATTCTCGAAGACTATAAAACGGCATTCGGGCAAGACCCGCCGATGATCCGGGGAATTGCCCTCATGACCGATTCGGACAACACCGGTGAATCGACCGTTACCTATTACGGCGATATCGTGATGAAATCAGCCGAATAATCAATGCTTGGAGCATCATCATGCAAAATGCCGAACAGGAGCGACTCGCAGCGCATGGCACGCGAAGCGCCAACTGGAAAAAATGGGGGCCGTATGTGAGCGAACGGGCCTGGGGGACCGTGCGGGAGGACTACAGCGCCGACGGCAATGCCTGGGACTTTTTTCCGCATGATCATGCCAGAAGCCGGGCCTATCGCTGGGGCGAAGACGGCCTGGCGGGCATTTGCGACCGCTATCAGTATATCTGTTTGGCCCTTGCCTTGTGGAACGGAAAAGATCCGATACTAAAGGAGCGGCTCTTCGGTTTAAACGGCCATGAGGGCAATCACGGCGAGGATGTCAAGGAATACTATTTCTACCTGGACAACACGCCGACCCACAGCTACATGAAAATGCTTTACAAGTATCCCCAGGCCCCCTTTCCATACTCGGATCTGGTCGAAGAGAACCGGAAGCGGGGGCCGCAGGATTTCGAATACGAGCTCTGTGATACCGGGGTTTTTAATGAAAACAGGTCTTTCGATGTGTTCGTGGAGTATGCCAAGGCCGGTCCGGAGGACATCCTGTCCCGGATCACGGTTATCAACCGCGGACCGGACCCGGCGGATTGTCATATCATGCCGACGCTCTGGTTCCGAAATACCTGGTCCTGGGGCTATGAAGCCGGTCCCATGAAGGATGTCCCCCAAAAGCCGGTTTTAAAAGAAGTTCCCGGTCCGTCGGGGGCAGTCGCGGTGGCGGCCGAGCATCCGGCTGCCGGTGAGTATTTTTTCTATGCGCAAGATGCCCCGGAAATTCTGTTTACGGAAAACGAAACCAACAATGAGCGGCTTTTTGACACCGAAAATTCGGGGCCGTTTGTTAAAGATGCCTTTAACCGGTACCTGATTCAAGGGGACCGCCAGGCGGTCAACCCGGATCAAGCCGGAACCAAATGCGCCGCCCATTACCGGGCCCGGCTTGAAAGCGGGGCTTCACAGACCTTTCTGCTTCGTCTCTGCAATGAAGAAAAAAACCGGCCATTTGCGGATGTCGAAGAAATTTTGGAAATGCGCCGTACCGAGGCGGATGCGTTTTACGACACATTGATGCCGCAGTTCTCGGGCACGGATGCAGCCGATATATCCCGTAAGGCCCTGGCCGGCATGCTCTGGAGTAAGCAGTTCTATTACTTTGATATTGAACAGTGGCTGCTCGGGGATCCGGCGATGGCCGCGGTGCCGGAAGGTCGCGTACGGGCCCGGAACAGCGACTGGACGCATCTTCAGAATTTCGATATTATTTCCATGCCGGACAAATGGGAATACCCGTGGTATGCGAGCTGGGATTTGGCGTTTCACTGTATCCCCCTGGCAATGGTGGATGCGGCGTTTGCCAAGCGCCAGCTGGCGCTTTTGGCCCGGGAGTGGTACATGCACCCCAACGGCCAGCTCCCGGCTTATGAATGGAGCTTCGGCGATGTCAATCCCCCGGTTCACGCCTGGGCGGCCATGCGGGTCTATGAAATGGAACAGGAGCGCTCAGGTCGATCGGATGTTTCCTTCCTGGAAGACATTTACCATAAAATGCTGCTTAATTTCACCTGGTGGGTGAACAAGAAGGACGCGGAGGGCCACAATATTTTCCAGGGCGGTTTTCTGGGGCTGGACAATATCAGTGTGTTTGACCGGAGCCAGCCGGTGCCCGCGGGTGGCCACCTGGATCAATCCGATGCCACGGCCTGGATGGGGTTTTACTGCCTGGGCATGATCAAAATGGCCCTGACCCTTTCTGAAACCAACCCGGTCTATCAGACAACGGCCACTAAATTTTTCGAACATTTTCTGCGCATCGCCCGCGCCATGACCGCGGAAGTCCGGCACGGCATGAGCCTGTGGGACCCGGAGGACGGATTTTTCTATGATGCGCTCCATCTGCCGGACAACCGGGTGGTTCCACTAAAGGTCCGGTCCATGGTGGGGCTGATGCCATTGATCGCGGTGGAAATTCTGGATGCCGGGCAGCTGGACCGCCTGCCGGATTTCAAGCGCCGCATGCTGTGGTTTTTTGAAAACAGGATCTATTTGCGGGACCAGGGGCATATGGCCTGCGTCAAAAGCCCGGGCGTGGGGGAGCGCCGGATTCTGTCCATCGTCACCCGGGAGAAATTGATCAGCATTCTGGCCTACCTGCTGGATGAAGCGGAATTTCTTTCCCCTTACGGGATTCGGTCCCTGTCAAAGGTTCATGAAAAACAGCCCTACCGGTTGGACATCGGCGGCCGGACCCAGGAGATCAATTACCAGCCGGCGGAATCCGAAAGCGGGCTCTTCGGTGGCAACTCCAACTGGCGGGGTCCCATCTGGTTTCCGATCAACTTCCTGATCATCGAAGCCCTGCAGAAGTATCACCTCTATTATGGGGATGAATTCAAAGTGGCCTTTCCCACGGGCTCGGACCGGATGCTGACCTTAAAACAGGTCGCGGAGGAATTGTCCAATCGGCTGATTCGCCTGTTTCAGCAGGACGCTGACGGCCGGCGGCCGATATTCGGGGGCAATCATTTGTTTCAGAAAGATCCCCAATGGCGGGATCTATTGTTTTTCCCGGAGTATTTTCACGCTGATAACGGGGCGGGCCTGGGCGCCGGGCATCAAACCGGCTGGACCGGGCTGGTGGCGGAGCTTGTCCGCCAGCAAAACAGCTGAAAAAAGGATCGGTTTTTTCATGAAAACAGCGTTTGTTTTTGCCGGCGGCGGCAGTTTGGGGGCGGTTCAGGTCGGCATGCTGAAGGCCGTGACCGAGGCCGGAGTTTTTGCGGACATGCTGGTTGGCGCCTCTGTCGGGGCGATTAACGCGGGGTTTTTTGCCTCTGACCCAACCTACGAAGGGGCGCTGCGGCTCGAAAACATCTGGAAGGGCATTAAGCGAAGCGATGTATTTCAGGTGGCAACCATCACCGGCCTCTTGGGCCTCTTCTTGTGGCGGGAGTATATCTGCTCGCCGAAACCGCTTCGCCACTTGATCGAATCCAACGTAAACCGGGAATTGCTGGAAGACTTGCAGCTGCCCTGTCATATCGTGGCCACGGATTTGTTTACCGGCATCGAGGTGTCTTTATCGCGGGGATCGATTGTCTCGGCATTGCTTGCCGGTTCCGCTATACCCACGGTGTTTCCGCCGGTAAAAATCGGCAATCATTATCTGGTGGACGGCAGTGTGACCAATAATACGCCGATTTCCGTTGCCGTGGCCAAGGGGGCAGAGCGCATTATTGTTTTCCCAACAGGCATGAGCTGTGCGTTGAAGCGGCCGCCCAAACGACTGATCGAAATGGCCATGCAGACGCTGAACCTGGCGACATCCCAGCGGCTGGTCGTGGATATTGAAAATTACAGCCGAGATTATGAGATCATCGTGCTGCCGCCGTTGTGTCCGCTGGATGTATCGATTTTTAATTTTTCGCGCACAAGCGAGCTGATAGACCGGGCTGAAAGCAGCACCCACCGGTGGATTTCAGAGGGCGGGCTTGAGAGCCAGACGGACGCCATCGCGGCACTGCGCCCGCATTATCATTAGCCTGACCGGCACAATCCAAAAATCCGACCCCCGGCATTGCTGCCGAAAGGCAAGGATACCGGGACGGGACAATCAATATAGCATACATCGGCGGCGCCCCTATAGCGGTGGGTTACTGACCGCTGGCGGATTTAGCGGCTGTGTACAGCCGCCGGATCGACGGCCAGACGTTGACCATCGCCCCGTCCGGATGGACCTATGATGATGTGTTCGTCCTATACGACCGGGAAACCGGAACGCTCTGGTACCCTTACAGAAAAGGCCTGAAGGGCATCCAGGGCGAATACTTTGAACGGTGGCTTGAAAAATTGCCGTCAACCGATACCGAATGGGGGGAGTGGCAGGACAGGCATCCGAATTCATTGATTCTTGAGTAATACTTTTACGGGAGGGGGACATGAAAAAAATTATCATCCGAGCAGCCTTGTTAAAATACCTGGATTATGACTGGTCGCTGAATGATTAAGGCTCCCTTTATTTGACAGCTCACAGGAATGCCGTAATACTAAGTATTATTAATTTTTGGGATATAATTGAATAAGCCCGGGTGTCTGAGATGTATTCAGATGTTAAAGACTTCGGTGAACCGGCTAAACCGGCCTGGATCCGGGTCCGCCTGCCGAGTGGAGCGGCTTACGATGCTGTTCGGGATTTAAAACATCGCAAGCTGCTGCATACCGTTTGTGAATCCGCGCTTTGCCCGAATATCGGCGAATGCTGGCAGATGGGGCATGCCACGTTTATGATTCTGGGTGATGGGTGCACGCGCAACTGCCGTTTCTGTGCGGTGGGCGATCAACCGGAACCGCCGGATCCGGACGAGCCGCGGCGGGTGGCGGAAGCGGTTCGAAGTATGGGACTCAAGCATGCGGTGATTACCTCGGTGACCCGGGATGATCTGTCCGACGGCGGGGCCGGTCTGTTTGCGGAAACTATTGCCGCCATCCCCAGATTAGTACCGGAAACAACGGTTGAGGTCCTGATCCCCGATTTTCAGGGCAGCCGATCGGCCCTTGATAGCGTCATGGCGGCTGGACCGGATATTTTAGGCCATAACGTTGAAACCGTCCCAAGGCTTTATCCCCGGGCCCGGCCGAAAGCGGATTATCAGCAGTCCCTGACGCTTTTGAAAAATGCAAAAACGATCGACCCGGAAATGATAACCAAATCCGGCATCATGCTGGGGCTGGGGGAGACGGAAAGCGAACTTCTTGAAACAAGCGCGCAGATCCGCGCGGCCGGAGTGGATATTTTAACCCTGGGCCAGTATCTGAGGCCGGGGCCGGCCCATCTCCCGGTGCGGCGGTATTACCCGCCGGCCGAGTTTGAATCATTGAAAGCCAGGACGAAGGATATGGGGTTTTCATGGGTGGAGGCCGGCCCCCTGGTCCGCAGCTCCTATCGCGCGGAGCGGCAGGCAAGGGCGCTGTGCAAAGGAAAGCAGGGAGAGAGGAGGAAAGTATTAAATGACATACGCAGGGCCATGGAGCGCTGAATATATTGAATCCCAGTATGAACGCTGGAAAAATGACCCGGAACAGGTGAGCCGGGAGTGGCAGTTTTTCTTTCAGGGTTTTGAGCTGGGCTATGAACGGCCGCAGGCGTCGGCCGAAGAGATGACCTGCGATGAGGATATGGTCAGAAAGCAGTCCCGGGTGGAGGCCCTGGTCTACCGGTACCGGGATATCGGGCATCTCCTCTCCTGTCTGGATCCCCTGGTGGCGTGTCCAACTTCCCATCCTTTACTGGAGCCTTCCGCCTTCGGCCTGGCAGATGCGGACATGGATACCGCGTTCTACGTGCCGGGGGTCGGCGAAACCCGGACCATGACCCTAAAGGAGATCCTGCAGTGGCTGCGGCAGACCTACTGCCGGTCCGTGGGCGTTGAGTATATGCACCTGCAGGACCCGGATGAACGGGAATGGCTGCGCGAGCGGATGGAATCCGTAAGCAACCGGCCGAGCCTGGACACCGATGAAAAGGTAAGGATTTTAAACAAGCTCAGCCAGGCAAGGCGGTTTGAGCAGTTTATTCATAAGAAATACCTGGGCCAGAAGCGGTTTTCCCTGGAAGGCGCGGATGCGATCATCCCCATGATCGACAGCCTTTTCAATCATGCGGCGGGCTACGACTGCACGGATATCGTGATCGGCATGGCCCACCGCGGCCGTTTGAACGTGGAGACCAACATCCTCGGCAAGCTCTATGAGGATATATTCCGGGATTTTGAAAATCAGTACAACCCGGATGCCGAGGTGGGCGCGGGCGACGTGAAATACCACAAGGGGCACAGCGCCACAATCAAAACAAAAACCGGCGCGGAAATCGGGGTGACGCTGCCGAGCAATCCCAGTCACCTGGAGTCGGTGAATCCCGTGGTCGTCGGCATGGTCCGGGCGCTTCTGGATACCCGGGAAAACGGCAGCCACCATAGCGCCATGCCGGTGCTCCTGCACGGGGATGCGGCCTTTGCCGGTCAGGGCATTGTGGCGGAGACGCTTAACATGGCCCAGCTGGACGGCTATCGCACCGGCGGAACCATCCATATCATCATCAACAATCAGATCGGCTATACCACGCTGCCCGAGGACGCCCGCTCCACGCGCTATTCCACCGATATCGCCAAGGGATACATGGTCCCCATTTTTCACGTGCACGGCGAGGACCCGGAGGCGGTGATCCATATCACCAAGCTCGCCTGCGACTACCGGATGAAATTCGGAAAGGACGTGGTGATCGACGTGGTGGGCTACCGCCGCTACGGGCACAATGAGGGGGATGAGCCCTATTTCACCCAGCCTGAGATGTATGGGCGCATCAAGGCGCGGCCCTCGCTGGATGAAATCTACGCGGGGCAGCTCGCCGGCGACGGAATGATTTCCAATGAAGCGCGCGAAAAGATTGAGTCGGATATCAATGACTGCCTGCAGGCCGCGTTTGACACGGCAAAAGAGGAAAAGCAGGCCGCCGGAAAGTCCGATAAAACGGCCGGAAAAACCGATAAAACCGCGCCGGCTGAAGGGTTTTCAACGGATACCCCGGTTGAAAAGGATGCACTGCTGGAGATCTCCGAAAAACTCGTTCAGCTGCCCGAAGACTTTCACCTGCATAAAAAGCTTCAGAAGCTTCATGACAAGCGCCGGAAAGCGGTAGGCGCCGGCGAAGGCATTGACTGGGCCGCCGCGGAACTTCTGGCATTCGGCTCAATCCTGACAGACGGCATACCGGTGCGGCTGAGCGGCGAGGACAGCCAGCGCGGGACCTTCAGCCAGCGGCACAGCGTGCTGTTTGATGTTGAGAGCAACGCGGAATATATCCCGCTGAACCACCTCAGCGAAAATCAGGCGCCGTTTTATTCCATCAACAGTCCGCTCTCCGAGCCGGGCGTGCTCGGGTTTGACTACGGCTATTCCCTTAAACGGCCGGATGCGCTTACCCTGTGGGAGGCCCAGTTCGGCGATTTTATCAACAACGCCCAGGCCATGGTGGATTTATATATCGCCAGCGGCGAGACCAAATGGGGCAACCGAAGCGGGCTGGTGCTGCTTTTGCCGCACGGGTATGAGGGGCAGGGGCCGGAGCATTCAAGCGCCCGGTTTGAACGGTTCCTGCAGCTTTGCGCGGAAGACAACATCGAGGTCTGCTACCCCACCACCCCGGCCCAGTATTTCCATCTCCTGCGCCGCCAGGCTGTCGGGAAAATCCTGAAACCGCTCATCGTGATGACCCCGAAAAGCCTGCTCCGCCATCCCCGGGCGGTCTCCGTTATGGCCGATTTTACGGACGGCGGGTTTTATCCGGTGCTGGATGCCGGGCTTTCCAATAAAAAGGTGAAAAAGGCGATATTTGTCTCAGGCAAGCTCTATTACGAGCTCGCCCAGGCGATTTCTGAGAGCGAAACAAAAGATATTGCCCTAATCCGGATCGAGCAGTTCTATCCCTTTCCCGAAGAAGAGATAAAAGAGGTGATGTCCCGCTATAAGTCGGCGGAAAATTGGCTCTGGGTCCAGGAGGAGCCGGAAAACATGGGCGGCTGGTGGTTTATTGACGGGCGTTTCAGGAACCGGCTGGATACCCGGCTCAACTATATCGGGAGAAACGCCTCGGCCAGTCCGGCCACGGGCTATCCCCAGGTGTTCAAGCAGGACCAGGAGCGGATTGTCAAAGACGCCGTGTCCGGATCATAATCGACTGACCCCCAGGAGGTGTTATGCAGGTTGAACTGAAAGTGCCCGAAGTCGGCGAATCGGTGAAGGAAGCGATCCTTGCCGAATGGTATAAAAAAGAGGGCGACTACGTCAAAAAGGATGAGCCGGTCTTTGTCATCGAAACCGACAAGGTGACCCTGGAGGTGCCGGCGGATGACAGCGGCACTTTGCATATCCTGGTCCAGGAAGGTGAGACCGTGGACATCGGAAAAGTCGTCGGCACCCTGGACACGGAAGCGGCGGGAAAGGCGCCGGAAGCCGGGGAAAAGCCCAAGCCGGAAGCGGCTGAACCCAAAGCGGCAGAATCCGAAAAGCCGGCGGCAGCAGCGGAGAAGGCGGAAGTCCGGCCGAAAGAAAAGCCGCCGGAACCGAAGCCGGCCGAAAAGGCGGCGCCTGAGGAAAAAGAAACCGCTGAAAAGGCGCCTGCTGAGGAAAAGCCCGCTGAAGCGGCAGAACTGATGCCCTCTGTCCGCCGCCTGATCCGGGAACATGACCTGGATCATACCCAAATCCAGGGCTCGGGCCCGGGCGGGCGGCTTACCAAGGGCGATGTGCTGCTTTACCTGGAATCCGGCGAGGCGAAAGCCAAACCCGCGGCGAAAGCCCCGGCCGAACCGGAAAAAGCACCGGCCGGTAAAGCGCCGGCAGGGGCCGAGGAAGTGACCCGCAAACGCATGTCGCCCATCCGCAAGCGCATTGCCGAGCATCTGTTAAACGCCAAGCAGAATACGGCCATGCTCACCACCTTTAATGAAATCGACATGAGCCGGGTGGCCGAGGTCCGGAGCCAGTTCAAGGACGCTTTTTTCAAAAAATACGACACCCGCCTGGGCTTCATGTCCTTTTTCATCAAGGCGGTGGTGGCGGCTCTCAAGGAGTTTCCCGAGGTAAACGCCCGGATCGAAAATGAGGAGATCGTCTATCACCACTATTACCATATCGGCATTGCCATCGGCGCCAAAAGGGGCCTCGTGGTGCCGGTGATCCGGCACGCGGATCAGAAAAGTTTTGCGGAGCTTGAATCCGAAATCATCGCGTTTGCCGGCAAGGTCAAGGAAAACAAGTTAGACATCTCGGAGCTTGAGGGCGGGACGTTTTCCATTACCAACGGCGGCATATACGGCTCGCTTTTAAGTACGCCGATTCTCAATATGCCCCAGAGCGCGATTCTCGGCATGCACAAGATTGAGGACCGGCCGGTGGCGGTTGACGGCGAGGTGGTCATCCGGCCGATGATGTATGTGGCGTTAAGCTACGATCACCGCATAGTCGACGGCAAGGACGCGGTCACCTTTCTGCGGCGCATCAAGGAGTTCATTGAAAACCTGGAACGTATCATGATGGAGATATAAAATGGCGGATGAAAAACAATATGACCTGGTCATCATAGGGGCCGGCCCCGGCGGCTACGTGGCCGCGGTCCGCGCGGCCCAGCTCGGCATGAAAACCGTCTGCGTGGACAAGGAAGCCCGTCTCGGCGGTATATGCTTAAACTACGGCTGCATTCCGAGCAAGGCGCTCTTGGATTCCAGCCATTATTATGCCATGGCAAAAGATTCATTTGCCGAGCACGGGATTCATGTGGGGGACATGGATCTGGATATCGCCCGAATGATGGCGCGAAAGGACGAGGTGGTCAAAGGCCTGACCGATAACGTCCGCCAGCTCCTGCAGGGAAACAAGGTGGAGATTGTTCACGGCACCGCCAAAATTGCCGGCCAAACCGAGGTGGAAGTAACCGATGAAAACGGCGGCGCCCGGACCCTCAAAACCCGCTATATCCTTTTGGCCACAGGCAGCAAGCCGGTTTCCCTGCCGGGGCTTTCCTTTGACGGCCGCCGCATCGTGAGCTCCACCGAAGCCCTGGCTTTTGAAGCGGTGCCTGAAAAACTGATTGTGGTGGGCGGCGGCTACATCGGGCTTGAATTGGGCTCGGTCTGGGCCCGGCTGGGCTCGGAAGTGACGGTCCTTGAAATGCAGGGCAATGTGGCCGGCCCGGTGGACGGGCAGATCGCCCGGATGCTCTTGCGC harbors:
- a CDS encoding patatin-like phospholipase family protein, with amino-acid sequence MKTAFVFAGGGSLGAVQVGMLKAVTEAGVFADMLVGASVGAINAGFFASDPTYEGALRLENIWKGIKRSDVFQVATITGLLGLFLWREYICSPKPLRHLIESNVNRELLEDLQLPCHIVATDLFTGIEVSLSRGSIVSALLAGSAIPTVFPPVKIGNHYLVDGSVTNNTPISVAVAKGAERIIVFPTGMSCALKRPPKRLIEMAMQTLNLATSQRLVVDIENYSRDYEIIVLPPLCPLDVSIFNFSRTSELIDRAESSTHRWISEGGLESQTDAIAALRPHYH
- a CDS encoding DUF3179 domain-containing (seleno)protein translates to MADLAAVYSRRIDGQTLTIAPSGWTYDDVFVLYDRETGTLWYPYRKGLKGIQGEYFERWLEKLPSTDTEWGEWQDRHPNSLILE
- the lipA gene encoding lipoyl synthase, which codes for MYSDVKDFGEPAKPAWIRVRLPSGAAYDAVRDLKHRKLLHTVCESALCPNIGECWQMGHATFMILGDGCTRNCRFCAVGDQPEPPDPDEPRRVAEAVRSMGLKHAVITSVTRDDLSDGGAGLFAETIAAIPRLVPETTVEVLIPDFQGSRSALDSVMAAGPDILGHNVETVPRLYPRARPKADYQQSLTLLKNAKTIDPEMITKSGIMLGLGETESELLETSAQIRAAGVDILTLGQYLRPGPAHLPVRRYYPPAEFESLKARTKDMGFSWVEAGPLVRSSYRAERQARALCKGKQGERRKVLNDIRRAMER
- a CDS encoding 2-oxoglutarate dehydrogenase E1 component yields the protein MTYAGPWSAEYIESQYERWKNDPEQVSREWQFFFQGFELGYERPQASAEEMTCDEDMVRKQSRVEALVYRYRDIGHLLSCLDPLVACPTSHPLLEPSAFGLADADMDTAFYVPGVGETRTMTLKEILQWLRQTYCRSVGVEYMHLQDPDEREWLRERMESVSNRPSLDTDEKVRILNKLSQARRFEQFIHKKYLGQKRFSLEGADAIIPMIDSLFNHAAGYDCTDIVIGMAHRGRLNVETNILGKLYEDIFRDFENQYNPDAEVGAGDVKYHKGHSATIKTKTGAEIGVTLPSNPSHLESVNPVVVGMVRALLDTRENGSHHSAMPVLLHGDAAFAGQGIVAETLNMAQLDGYRTGGTIHIIINNQIGYTTLPEDARSTRYSTDIAKGYMVPIFHVHGEDPEAVIHITKLACDYRMKFGKDVVIDVVGYRRYGHNEGDEPYFTQPEMYGRIKARPSLDEIYAGQLAGDGMISNEAREKIESDINDCLQAAFDTAKEEKQAAGKSDKTAGKTDKTAPAEGFSTDTPVEKDALLEISEKLVQLPEDFHLHKKLQKLHDKRRKAVGAGEGIDWAAAELLAFGSILTDGIPVRLSGEDSQRGTFSQRHSVLFDVESNAEYIPLNHLSENQAPFYSINSPLSEPGVLGFDYGYSLKRPDALTLWEAQFGDFINNAQAMVDLYIASGETKWGNRSGLVLLLPHGYEGQGPEHSSARFERFLQLCAEDNIEVCYPTTPAQYFHLLRRQAVGKILKPLIVMTPKSLLRHPRAVSVMADFTDGGFYPVLDAGLSNKKVKKAIFVSGKLYYELAQAISESETKDIALIRIEQFYPFPEEEIKEVMSRYKSAENWLWVQEEPENMGGWWFIDGRFRNRLDTRLNYIGRNASASPATGYPQVFKQDQERIVKDAVSGS
- the odhB gene encoding 2-oxoglutarate dehydrogenase complex dihydrolipoyllysine-residue succinyltransferase, which translates into the protein MQVELKVPEVGESVKEAILAEWYKKEGDYVKKDEPVFVIETDKVTLEVPADDSGTLHILVQEGETVDIGKVVGTLDTEAAGKAPEAGEKPKPEAAEPKAAESEKPAAAAEKAEVRPKEKPPEPKPAEKAAPEEKETAEKAPAEEKPAEAAELMPSVRRLIREHDLDHTQIQGSGPGGRLTKGDVLLYLESGEAKAKPAAKAPAEPEKAPAGKAPAGAEEVTRKRMSPIRKRIAEHLLNAKQNTAMLTTFNEIDMSRVAEVRSQFKDAFFKKYDTRLGFMSFFIKAVVAALKEFPEVNARIENEEIVYHHYYHIGIAIGAKRGLVVPVIRHADQKSFAELESEIIAFAGKVKENKLDISELEGGTFSITNGGIYGSLLSTPILNMPQSAILGMHKIEDRPVAVDGEVVIRPMMYVALSYDHRIVDGKDAVTFLRRIKEFIENLERIMMEI